A genomic window from Streptococcus sanguinis includes:
- a CDS encoding pyridoxal phosphate-dependent aminotransferase, whose translation MGRYNFEKAPCRVGHHTYKWKEVEKDKEVLPAWIADMDFEVLPEIQQAVHDYANQLVYGYTYASEELINAVLDWERDEHDYTFDREALVFIEGVVPAISTAIQAFTEEGDAVLINTPVYPPFARSVKLNNRQLITNSLIEKDGLFQIDFEQLERDIADNEVKIYVLCNPHNPGGRVWEREVLEKIGRLCQKYGVILVSDEIHQDLTLFGHEHQSFNTVSPDFKDFSLILASATKTFNIAGTKNSYAVIENPSLRQRFKKRQLANNQHEIPGLGFLTTEAAYRYGWSWLMELKEVLEKNVNFVVDYFAKEAPRLRVMKPQGTYLIWLDFSDYGLTDDQLFQLLREEAKVILNRGSDFGPEGKGHARLNVAAPETMVEEICSRIAEVLPK comes from the coding sequence ATGGGAAGATATAATTTTGAAAAAGCCCCCTGTCGTGTAGGGCATCATACTTATAAATGGAAAGAAGTGGAGAAGGACAAAGAAGTCCTGCCAGCATGGATTGCAGATATGGATTTTGAAGTCCTGCCTGAAATCCAGCAAGCTGTTCATGATTACGCTAATCAGTTAGTCTATGGCTATACCTATGCTAGTGAAGAGCTAATCAATGCCGTTCTAGATTGGGAGAGGGATGAGCACGACTATACCTTTGATCGGGAAGCCTTGGTATTTATTGAAGGGGTTGTTCCTGCTATTTCGACAGCTATTCAAGCCTTTACAGAGGAAGGTGATGCCGTTCTCATCAACACTCCAGTTTATCCGCCTTTTGCCCGCAGTGTTAAACTCAATAATCGTCAGCTTATTACCAATTCTTTGATAGAGAAAGACGGACTTTTTCAGATTGACTTTGAACAGTTGGAGCGTGACATTGCAGATAATGAAGTCAAGATTTATGTTCTTTGCAATCCGCACAATCCCGGAGGTCGAGTTTGGGAACGGGAAGTGTTAGAGAAAATTGGCCGCCTCTGCCAAAAGTACGGCGTTATCCTGGTCTCAGACGAAATCCACCAAGATTTGACGCTGTTTGGCCATGAACATCAGTCTTTCAATACTGTTTCGCCTGACTTTAAGGACTTTAGCTTGATTTTAGCCAGTGCAACTAAGACTTTTAATATTGCTGGGACTAAAAATTCCTATGCTGTGATTGAGAATCCTAGCTTGCGGCAACGATTTAAAAAGCGCCAGTTGGCCAACAACCAGCATGAAATTCCTGGCCTTGGTTTTTTAACGACAGAAGCAGCCTACCGTTACGGTTGGTCTTGGTTGATGGAGCTCAAGGAAGTTCTGGAGAAGAATGTGAATTTTGTGGTTGATTATTTTGCCAAGGAAGCGCCGCGCCTGCGGGTCATGAAGCCTCAAGGAACTTATCTGATTTGGCTGGACTTTTCAGATTATGGCCTGACAGATGACCAACTCTTCCAGCTGCTGCGAGAAGAGGCTAAAGTCATCCTGAATCGGGGAAGTGATTTTGGCCCAGAAGGTAAAGGTCATGCCCGCCTAAATGTTGCTGCTCCGGAGACGATGGTTGAAGAAATCTGCTCCCGTATTGCAGAGGTATTGCCAAAATAA
- a CDS encoding uracil phosphoribosyltransferase: protein MGKLEVIAHPLIQHKLSILRRTDTSTKAFRELVDEIAMLMGYEVLRDLPLEDVEIETPITKTIQKQIAGKKLAIVPILRAGIGMVDGLLSLVPAAKVGHIGMYRDEETLKPVEYLVKLPEDIDQRQIFVVDPMLATGGSAILAVDSLKKRGASHITFVCLVSAPEGVKALQEAHPDVDIFTAALDDHLNDHGYIVPGLGDAGDRLFGTK, encoded by the coding sequence ATGGGAAAACTTGAAGTTATCGCTCATCCACTAATTCAGCATAAATTGTCTATCTTGCGTCGCACAGATACGTCTACCAAGGCTTTTCGTGAATTAGTAGATGAAATCGCAATGCTCATGGGATATGAAGTTTTGCGCGATTTGCCACTTGAAGATGTCGAAATTGAAACACCGATTACGAAAACCATTCAAAAGCAGATTGCTGGGAAGAAATTAGCTATTGTTCCAATCCTGCGAGCTGGTATTGGCATGGTAGATGGACTTCTGAGCTTGGTTCCAGCAGCTAAGGTCGGCCATATCGGAATGTACCGTGATGAGGAAACCTTGAAGCCGGTTGAATATCTGGTCAAGCTTCCAGAAGATATTGACCAACGTCAGATTTTTGTTGTAGATCCAATGCTAGCTACGGGTGGTTCTGCGATCTTGGCGGTGGATTCTCTCAAGAAACGTGGTGCTAGCCACATTACTTTTGTATGTTTAGTTTCTGCACCTGAAGGAGTAAAAGCCTTGCAGGAAGCTCACCCAGATGTTGATATTTTCACAGCTGCTCTGGATGACCACCTCAATGACCATGGCTATATCGTACCAGGGCTGGGAGATGCAGGAGATCGTCTTTTCGGAACTAAGTAA
- a CDS encoding ATP-dependent Clp protease proteolytic subunit, producing the protein MIPVVIEQTSRGERSYDIYSRLLKDRIIMLTGPVEDNMANSIIAQLLFLDAQDNTKDIYLYVNTPGGSVSAGLAIVDTMNFIKSDVQTIVMGVAASMGTVIASSGAKGKRFMLPNAEYLIHQPMGGAGSGTQQTDMAIVAEHLLRTRNTLEKILAENSGKSVEQIHKDAERDYWMSAQETLEYGFIDEIMENSNLN; encoded by the coding sequence ATGATTCCTGTAGTTATTGAACAAACCAGCCGAGGGGAGCGCTCCTATGACATTTATTCTCGGCTATTAAAAGATCGGATTATCATGCTGACTGGTCCAGTAGAGGATAATATGGCTAATTCAATCATTGCCCAGCTCCTTTTCTTGGATGCACAGGACAATACTAAAGATATTTATCTCTATGTAAATACGCCGGGTGGATCTGTTTCAGCAGGTCTTGCTATTGTGGATACTATGAACTTCATCAAGTCTGATGTTCAGACCATTGTTATGGGTGTAGCTGCCAGCATGGGAACGGTCATTGCTTCCAGTGGTGCCAAAGGCAAACGCTTCATGCTTCCAAATGCAGAATATCTGATTCACCAGCCAATGGGAGGAGCTGGAAGTGGTACCCAGCAAACAGATATGGCCATTGTAGCTGAGCACTTGCTTAGAACTCGTAATACCTTGGAAAAAATCTTGGCTGAAAACTCTGGTAAGTCTGTTGAGCAAATCCACAAGGATGCAGAACGCGACTACTGGATGAGTGCTCAAGAAACCTTGGAATACGGCTTTATTGACGAAATCATGGAAAATAGCAACCTGAACTAA
- a CDS encoding DUF2129 domain-containing protein, with translation MIEREERVGLIVYLYYNRDAKKLANFGDIIYHSKKHRYLHLYVKQEEAQNLQENLPKERYVKQVRISHIKELDQNFVGSLYREQENVII, from the coding sequence ATGATAGAGAGAGAAGAAAGAGTGGGCTTGATTGTCTATCTTTACTATAATCGAGATGCCAAAAAGCTGGCTAACTTTGGGGATATTATTTATCATTCTAAGAAGCATCGCTATCTGCATCTCTATGTCAAGCAAGAGGAAGCCCAGAACTTACAGGAGAATCTGCCCAAGGAGCGCTATGTTAAGCAAGTTCGGATTTCTCACATAAAAGAACTAGATCAAAACTTTGTTGGAAGCCTCTATAGAGAACAAGAAAACGTTATCATTTGA
- a CDS encoding ABC transporter substrate-binding protein, translated as MKKKFALSLVAFASAALLAACGEVSNNNSTATGTEIGDTIKFGFNFEESGEVAAYGTAEQRGAQLAVDEINAAGGVDGKKIEVIDKDNKSETAEASTVTTSLVTQSKVNAIIGPATSGATASATANAAKAGVPIITPSATQDDLTNKQDYLFRATFIDSYQGKIISEYVTDNLKAKKVVLYYDQSSDYAKGMADAFKKEFKGEIVATETFQSKDTDFQAALTKIKGKEFDALVVLGYYTEAGKIVNQARGLGIDQTIVGPDGFGDAKFVEQATPAAATNVYYVSGFTTSGEMSEKAKKFVEAYKAKYKEEPSMFAALAYDSVYMAAEAAKGAKTSVDIKDNLAKLKDFDGVTGSITIDKDHNPVKTALMIGLKDGQVDTVETVKAE; from the coding sequence ATGAAGAAAAAATTTGCACTATCCTTAGTAGCTTTTGCTAGTGCGGCCCTTCTCGCAGCTTGTGGAGAAGTATCTAACAACAACTCAACAGCAACTGGTACAGAAATTGGAGATACAATTAAATTTGGTTTTAACTTTGAAGAATCAGGTGAAGTAGCAGCCTACGGTACAGCTGAACAACGTGGTGCTCAGCTGGCAGTTGATGAAATCAACGCTGCTGGCGGTGTGGATGGCAAGAAGATTGAAGTTATTGATAAGGATAACAAGTCAGAAACAGCTGAAGCATCGACCGTCACCACTAGCTTGGTTACCCAAAGCAAGGTAAATGCAATCATTGGCCCTGCGACTTCTGGAGCTACAGCTTCAGCTACTGCAAATGCTGCTAAAGCGGGTGTACCAATCATTACACCAAGTGCGACACAGGATGACCTGACCAACAAGCAAGATTATCTTTTCCGTGCTACCTTTATTGATAGCTACCAAGGTAAAATCATTTCTGAGTATGTCACTGACAACTTGAAAGCTAAGAAAGTCGTTCTTTACTACGACCAATCTAGTGATTACGCTAAAGGAATGGCGGATGCCTTCAAGAAGGAATTCAAGGGTGAGATTGTAGCAACAGAAACGTTCCAATCCAAGGATACAGACTTCCAAGCTGCTTTGACAAAGATTAAGGGCAAAGAATTTGATGCTCTGGTTGTTCTAGGTTACTACACGGAAGCTGGTAAAATTGTCAATCAAGCGCGTGGTTTGGGTATTGACCAAACAATCGTTGGACCTGATGGCTTTGGTGATGCTAAGTTCGTTGAGCAAGCAACTCCTGCTGCAGCTACAAATGTTTACTATGTATCTGGCTTTACAACTTCTGGTGAAATGTCAGAAAAAGCTAAGAAGTTTGTTGAAGCATACAAAGCTAAGTACAAAGAAGAGCCATCTATGTTTGCAGCTCTGGCATATGACTCTGTTTATATGGCAGCAGAAGCAGCCAAAGGTGCTAAAACTTCTGTAGATATCAAAGACAACTTGGCTAAGCTTAAAGATTTCGATGGAGTGACTGGTTCAATCACTATTGATAAAGATCACAATCCAGTGAAAACAGCTTTGATGATTGGCTTGAAAGACGGTCAGGTAGATACTGTAGAAACAGTTAAAGCGGAATAA
- a CDS encoding branched-chain amino acid ABC transporter permease → MLQQLVNGLILGGVYALLALGYTMVYGIIKLINFAHGDIYMIGAFMGYYLINILKFNFFLSLILAMIGTAILGVVIEFLAYRPLRNSTRIAALITAIGVSFLLQNGMIFFVGANTRSFPQVIKTVRFNLGPISISNIQLLILGISIFLMVALQFIVQKTKMGKAMRAVSVDSDAAQLMGINVNRTISFTFALGSALAGAAGVLIALYYNSLEPLMGMTPGIKSFVAAVLGGIGIIPGAALGGFVIGLLETFATALGLSDFRDAIVYAILIVILLIRPAGILGKNVKEKV, encoded by the coding sequence ATGCTCCAACAATTAGTCAACGGTCTAATCCTGGGTGGTGTTTATGCGCTTCTGGCTTTGGGTTATACCATGGTTTATGGGATTATTAAGCTGATTAACTTTGCCCATGGCGATATCTATATGATTGGTGCCTTTATGGGTTATTACTTGATTAATATCCTGAAGTTTAATTTCTTCCTTTCTCTCATTTTAGCCATGATTGGGACAGCGATTCTCGGGGTGGTTATTGAGTTTTTAGCCTATCGTCCTCTGCGAAATTCGACTCGGATTGCGGCTTTGATTACAGCCATTGGAGTTTCCTTTCTCCTCCAGAATGGTATGATTTTCTTTGTCGGTGCCAATACCCGTTCCTTCCCGCAGGTTATAAAGACAGTACGCTTTAACTTAGGACCGATTTCTATCTCAAATATTCAGTTGCTGATTTTGGGAATTTCGATTTTCCTCATGGTAGCTCTGCAGTTCATCGTGCAGAAGACAAAAATGGGTAAGGCTATGCGTGCTGTGTCTGTAGACAGTGATGCTGCTCAGCTGATGGGAATCAATGTCAATCGGACAATCAGCTTCACCTTTGCTTTAGGATCAGCTCTTGCAGGAGCTGCTGGCGTCCTAATTGCCCTCTACTATAATTCATTAGAGCCTTTGATGGGGATGACTCCAGGTATTAAGTCCTTTGTAGCGGCCGTTCTTGGTGGTATTGGAATCATTCCTGGTGCAGCGCTTGGTGGCTTTGTTATTGGTCTTTTGGAAACTTTTGCGACAGCGCTTGGATTATCTGATTTCCGCGATGCCATTGTCTATGCGATTTTGATTGTCATTCTTCTGATTCGTCCAGCTGGTATCCTTGGCAAAAATGTGAAAGAGAAGGTGTAA
- a CDS encoding branched-chain amino acid ABC transporter permease, with translation MKKNLKVNIFWLGLVLIGYLLMTVLVSAGVLNAFYIQILEQIGINIILAVGLNLIVGFSGQFSLGHAGFMAIGAYAVAIIGSKSPTYGAFFIAMLAGAVIAGIVALAVGLPTLRLKGDYLAIATLGVSEIIRILIINGGTLTNGAAGILSIPPFTSWQMVYVFVVITTILTLNFLRSPIGRSTLSVREDEIAAESVGVNTTRIKVTAFVLGAITASIAGSLQAGFVGSVVPKDYSFTNTINILIIVVFGGLGSMTGTIVAAVVLGILNMLLQDVSSIRMIVYSLALILVMIFRPGGLLGTWELSLSKLFKKNKEVKE, from the coding sequence ATGAAAAAGAATTTAAAGGTAAATATTTTCTGGCTTGGCCTTGTCTTAATTGGCTACCTGCTGATGACAGTATTGGTTAGTGCCGGTGTTCTCAATGCTTTTTACATTCAAATTTTAGAGCAGATCGGAATTAATATTATTTTGGCTGTGGGGCTCAATCTCATCGTCGGATTCTCGGGTCAATTCTCTCTTGGGCATGCTGGCTTTATGGCTATCGGTGCCTACGCTGTAGCAATTATTGGCTCTAAATCGCCAACTTATGGAGCTTTCTTTATTGCTATGCTGGCGGGAGCTGTCATTGCTGGTATTGTGGCTTTGGCAGTTGGTTTGCCAACGCTTCGTCTTAAAGGCGACTATCTTGCGATTGCGACTCTTGGTGTCTCAGAGATTATCCGGATTCTGATCATTAATGGCGGTACTTTGACTAATGGCGCAGCTGGTATCCTATCCATTCCGCCCTTTACTTCTTGGCAGATGGTCTATGTCTTTGTTGTTATCACAACTATTTTGACCTTGAATTTCCTGCGCAGTCCTATTGGCCGCAGTACTCTGTCTGTCCGTGAGGATGAGATTGCTGCCGAGTCTGTTGGGGTTAATACTACTAGAATCAAAGTGACAGCCTTTGTCTTGGGAGCTATCACGGCTTCTATTGCTGGCTCTCTTCAAGCTGGCTTCGTTGGTTCAGTTGTTCCTAAGGACTATTCCTTTACCAACACTATCAATATCTTGATTATTGTCGTTTTTGGTGGTCTAGGCTCTATGACTGGAACCATTGTAGCTGCAGTAGTATTGGGCATTCTCAATATGCTGCTGCAGGATGTATCAAGCATTCGGATGATTGTCTATTCTTTGGCTTTAATCTTGGTCATGATTTTCCGTCCAGGTGGACTTTTAGGAACTTGGGAGCTCAGTCTGTCTAAGCTCTTCAAAAAGAATAAGGAGGTCAAAGAATAA
- a CDS encoding ABC transporter ATP-binding protein, translating to MALLDVKNLTKNFGGLTAVSDVTLELNEGELVGLIGPNGAGKTTLFNLLTGVYEPSEGTVTLDGHLLNGKVPYKIAALGLGRTFQNIRLFKDLSVLDNVLIAFGNHHKAHVLASFFRLPAYYKNEEELKDKALELLKIFDLDKEAETLAKNLAYGQQRRLEIVRALATEPKILFLDEPAAGMNPQETAELTALIRRIKNEFNITIMLIEHDMSLVMEVTERIYVLEYGRLIAHGTPDEIKNDKRVIEAYLGGEA from the coding sequence ATGGCGCTTCTTGATGTAAAAAATCTAACTAAAAATTTTGGCGGTCTGACTGCTGTCAGCGATGTGACCTTGGAACTCAACGAGGGCGAGCTGGTTGGTCTGATTGGCCCTAATGGTGCAGGAAAAACGACTCTTTTCAATCTCTTAACGGGCGTTTATGAGCCGAGCGAAGGGACAGTGACACTGGATGGTCACTTGCTAAATGGTAAGGTTCCTTATAAGATTGCTGCTTTAGGTCTAGGGCGGACCTTCCAGAACATCCGGCTCTTTAAGGACCTTAGTGTTTTGGATAATGTTTTGATTGCCTTTGGTAATCATCATAAGGCTCATGTGTTAGCTTCTTTCTTCCGCCTGCCAGCCTACTACAAAAACGAAGAAGAACTCAAAGACAAGGCTTTGGAGTTGCTGAAAATTTTTGACTTGGACAAGGAAGCAGAAACCTTGGCTAAGAACCTAGCTTATGGTCAGCAGCGCCGCTTGGAGATTGTTCGGGCCTTGGCAACAGAGCCCAAGATTCTTTTCTTGGATGAGCCGGCTGCAGGGATGAACCCTCAGGAGACAGCAGAGCTGACTGCATTGATTCGACGGATTAAAAACGAATTTAACATTACCATCATGCTGATTGAGCATGACATGAGTCTGGTAATGGAAGTCACTGAGCGAATCTATGTGCTGGAGTACGGCCGCTTGATTGCGCACGGAACACCTGATGAAATTAAGAATGACAAACGCGTTATTGAAGCTTATCTAGGAGGTGAAGCCTAA
- a CDS encoding ABC transporter ATP-binding protein, protein MSMLKVENLSVHYGMIQAVRDVSFEVNEGEVVSLIGANGAGKTTILRTISGLVRPSAGKIEFVGNEIQKVPAQKIVAAGLSQVPEGRHVFPGLTVLENLEMGAFLKTNREENQANLKKVFSRFPRLEERKNQDAATLSGGEQQMLAMGRALMSTPKLLLLDEPSMGLAPIFIQEIFDIIQDIQRQGTTVLLIEQNANKALSIADRGYVLETGKIVLSGTGQELLASDEVRKAYLGG, encoded by the coding sequence ATGTCCATGCTTAAAGTTGAGAATCTCTCTGTCCATTATGGCATGATTCAGGCTGTCCGTGATGTCAGCTTTGAAGTAAACGAAGGAGAAGTCGTTTCCCTGATTGGTGCCAATGGCGCTGGGAAAACGACTATTCTCCGGACTATTTCAGGCTTGGTTCGTCCAAGTGCTGGTAAAATTGAATTTGTAGGCAATGAAATTCAAAAAGTTCCTGCTCAAAAAATCGTAGCAGCTGGACTTTCGCAAGTACCAGAAGGCCGTCATGTCTTTCCAGGTTTGACCGTTTTGGAAAATTTGGAAATGGGAGCCTTCCTCAAAACAAACCGCGAAGAAAATCAAGCCAATCTCAAAAAGGTCTTCTCTCGTTTTCCACGCTTGGAAGAGCGTAAAAACCAAGATGCTGCAACCCTTTCAGGAGGTGAGCAGCAGATGCTGGCTATGGGACGTGCTTTGATGTCTACGCCTAAGCTTTTGCTCTTGGATGAACCTTCTATGGGCTTGGCGCCGATCTTTATCCAGGAAATCTTCGATATTATCCAAGATATTCAGCGACAAGGAACTACAGTTCTTTTGATTGAGCAAAATGCAAACAAGGCTCTCTCTATCGCTGACCGCGGTTATGTCCTTGAAACAGGTAAAATCGTTCTGTCCGGAACTGGACAAGAACTCCTCGCTTCTGACGAAGTCCGCAAAGCTTATCTAGGTGGTTAA
- a CDS encoding CBS domain-containing protein, with protein sequence MAVKDFMTRKVVYISPDTTIAHAADMMREQKLHRLPVIENDQLVGLVTEGTIAEASPSKATSLSIYEMNYLLNKTKVGDVMIRDVITISQFASLEDATYLMLKNKIGILPVVDNEQLYGVITDRDIFKAFLEVSGYGEEGVRLRFVTENKVGVLEQIIRLLVEENLNISNTVNIPRKDGKVVIEVQLAGDIDMELLKKKFEEHAIKLAEITHTAAKAL encoded by the coding sequence ATGGCAGTTAAAGATTTTATGACGCGTAAGGTGGTTTATATCAGCCCAGATACAACAATTGCTCATGCGGCAGATATGATGCGTGAGCAGAAGCTCCACCGTCTGCCGGTAATTGAGAATGACCAATTGGTAGGGCTAGTTACAGAGGGAACGATTGCAGAAGCTAGTCCATCTAAGGCAACGAGCCTGTCCATTTATGAGATGAACTATCTTCTCAACAAAACCAAGGTTGGTGATGTTATGATTCGTGATGTGATCACGATTTCTCAGTTTGCCAGTCTGGAAGATGCGACCTATCTGATGCTGAAAAATAAGATTGGCATCCTGCCTGTTGTGGACAATGAACAGCTTTACGGAGTTATCACGGATCGTGATATTTTCAAGGCTTTCTTGGAAGTATCTGGCTATGGCGAAGAGGGAGTTCGGCTGCGTTTTGTCACTGAGAATAAGGTGGGGGTTCTTGAGCAGATTATCCGTCTTTTGGTGGAAGAAAATCTCAACATCTCCAATACAGTCAATATCCCACGCAAGGATGGCAAAGTTGTCATTGAAGTACAGTTAGCTGGTGATATAGACATGGAGCTCCTCAAGAAAAAATTTGAAGAGCATGCTATTAAGCTGGCTGAGATTACACATACTGCTGCAAAAGCTTTATAA
- a CDS encoding IS1182 family transposase: MFHKEKSDYNRCQYGFYTIDELVPEDHFLRQLEAEVDFDFIYDLVEETYSPDQGRPSLDPVMLVKIPLIQCFYGIRSMRQTIKDIEVNVAYRWFLGLSLDDKVPHFTTYGKNYSRRFQDKALITEIFSHVLHQALCAGLIDPSEIFVDGTHIKAAANSHKYHKEMVAQQATFMSEQLEVEIDLDRRKHEKKPLKPAKESEAKEKKISRTDPESGWFHKGEHKEVFAYSAQVACDKHGWALAYTVEAGNVHDSQAFPALFAKIEPFHPTYLIADAGYKTPSIAKFLLDREITPVFPYTRPKGVKGNLRPNDFVYDSYYDCYLCPENQVLTYRTTTRAGYREYKSDSTVCVACPLLSVCTQSQNQQKVITRHVWKDALECCEEIRHQRGMKELYKKRKETIERLFGTAKEYHNLRYTREKGKSKMEDKVGLTLACLNLKKLVKMRVGKPFYFVQMTIMLSKDEIKR, encoded by the coding sequence ATGTTTCACAAAGAAAAATCTGATTATAATCGCTGCCAATATGGCTTCTATACGATAGACGAATTGGTCCCAGAAGATCACTTTCTTCGCCAATTGGAAGCGGAGGTTGATTTTGACTTTATCTATGACTTGGTTGAAGAAACCTATAGCCCAGATCAGGGTCGTCCCAGTCTAGATCCCGTCATGTTGGTCAAAATTCCTTTGATTCAATGTTTTTATGGCATTCGCTCCATGCGCCAAACCATTAAAGACATAGAAGTAAACGTAGCTTATCGTTGGTTTCTTGGACTAAGCTTGGATGACAAGGTGCCTCATTTTACCACATATGGAAAGAATTACAGCCGTCGTTTTCAAGATAAAGCACTGATTACTGAGATATTTTCACACGTACTCCATCAAGCTTTATGTGCTGGTTTGATTGATCCTTCTGAGATATTTGTGGATGGAACCCATATTAAAGCGGCAGCCAACAGCCACAAGTATCATAAGGAAATGGTTGCCCAACAAGCTACATTTATGAGTGAGCAATTGGAAGTTGAGATTGATTTAGATAGGAGAAAACACGAAAAAAAGCCCTTAAAGCCCGCAAAAGAAAGCGAGGCTAAGGAAAAGAAAATCTCAAGGACAGATCCTGAGAGTGGTTGGTTCCACAAGGGGGAACACAAGGAAGTCTTTGCCTATTCTGCCCAAGTAGCGTGTGATAAGCATGGTTGGGCCTTGGCTTATACGGTTGAAGCAGGAAATGTTCATGATAGTCAGGCTTTCCCTGCCCTTTTTGCCAAGATTGAGCCTTTTCATCCAACCTATCTCATCGCAGATGCAGGTTATAAAACCCCAAGTATTGCAAAATTTTTGTTAGACAGAGAGATTACCCCTGTCTTCCCTTATACCCGCCCCAAGGGTGTAAAAGGGAACTTAAGGCCCAATGATTTTGTTTATGATTCCTATTATGACTGTTACCTCTGTCCAGAGAACCAAGTGTTAACCTATCGCACGACGACCCGAGCAGGCTACCGTGAGTATAAGAGTGATTCAACAGTATGTGTCGCCTGTCCCCTATTATCTGTTTGTACCCAGAGCCAGAATCAGCAGAAAGTCATCACAAGACATGTATGGAAAGATGCGCTTGAATGTTGTGAAGAGATTCGACACCAAAGAGGGATGAAGGAGCTCTATAAGAAGCGCAAAGAAACCATTGAGCGGCTCTTTGGGACAGCTAAAGAATACCACAACCTCCGTTATACAAGAGAGAAAGGCAAGTCCAAGATGGAAGATAAGGTTGGGCTTACTTTGGCGTGTTTGAATCTCAAAAAACTAGTAAAAATGAGGGTGGGGAAGCCTTTTTATTTTGTTCAAATGACCATTATGCTATCAAAAGATGAAATCAAAAGATGA
- a CDS encoding YitT family protein, whose amino-acid sequence MFKLKNVLAIIFGAGIFSFAIHYLVIPFHLYEGGATGLTLITYYLFKIPVSTTNLVINIPLFIIAWKLLGSRTLYLSILGTFSVSAWLKIFEILPASKHLQDYFISALDGDVLLAGLGTGIVMGIGLGTIFNAGGTTGGTDIVARIFNKYTGISIGRLMLTVDFVVITLVLLVFKDLRMVSYTLMFVFITSRVIDLIAEGGFAGKGFLIVTSKPTELAEAINDKLDRGVTYLKGQGFYSKQDLQIVYCVVSRNEMQQMKKLINQVDPFAFTTITEAHEILGEGFTLDANKQPIVR is encoded by the coding sequence ATGTTTAAATTAAAAAACGTACTGGCCATCATTTTTGGGGCTGGAATTTTTTCTTTTGCGATTCATTATTTGGTCATTCCCTTTCATTTATATGAGGGCGGAGCAACAGGTCTGACCTTGATTACTTACTATCTATTTAAAATCCCTGTCTCGACGACCAACCTAGTGATTAACATTCCTCTCTTTATTATTGCATGGAAGCTACTGGGTTCGCGAACTCTCTACCTTAGCATTCTAGGGACTTTCTCTGTGTCTGCTTGGCTCAAGATTTTTGAAATCTTACCTGCTTCCAAACACCTGCAAGACTATTTTATCTCAGCTCTGGACGGCGATGTCTTACTAGCCGGTCTTGGAACAGGGATTGTTATGGGAATCGGACTAGGCACCATCTTTAATGCTGGTGGAACAACTGGCGGTACCGACATTGTAGCCCGCATCTTCAATAAATACACCGGCATTTCCATAGGCAGACTCATGCTGACGGTTGACTTTGTAGTCATTACCTTGGTTCTCCTAGTCTTCAAAGACTTACGTATGGTATCTTACACCTTGATGTTTGTCTTTATCACCTCCCGCGTTATTGACCTGATTGCAGAAGGAGGTTTTGCTGGTAAGGGATTCCTTATTGTTACCAGTAAGCCCACTGAGCTAGCTGAAGCTATCAATGACAAGCTGGATCGTGGAGTGACCTACCTCAAGGGGCAAGGCTTCTATAGCAAGCAGGATCTGCAAATTGTCTACTGTGTTGTTTCCCGTAATGAAATGCAGCAAATGAAGAAACTCATCAACCAAGTCGATCCATTTGCCTTTACTACTATTACCGAAGCCCATGAGATCTTGGGCGAAGGCTTCACTTTAGATGCCAACAAACAACCTATTGTACGTTAA
- a CDS encoding MFS transporter, translated as MQMRITLKLDINYFSEFVHIAEQPDKSRLRQLIIFIPLFFIYCLFYQKKS; from the coding sequence ATGCAGATGCGAATTACTCTCAAGCTTGATATAAACTACTTTTCAGAGTTCGTCCACATTGCTGAGCAGCCTGATAAGAGCCGACTCCGTCAACTCATTATTTTCATCCCGCTCTTTTTTATCTATTGTTTATTTTACCAAAAAAAAAGCTAA